One genomic window of Bombus huntii isolate Logan2020A unplaced genomic scaffold, iyBomHunt1.1 ctg00000052.1, whole genome shotgun sequence includes the following:
- the LOC126875701 gene encoding uncharacterized protein LOC126875701 produces MCDPDRSPRQFEHHGKTLHHGHHHVDGGEYKKTLRFLVIPAISILVPSEPIDPSSLGLPRNIHLADPQFHCPAPIDVLLSTGSTFASLCIGQVNLAQPGEPELRLQKTRFGWVIGGSPTSQTAINTFHATTTALQEDLARFWEIDEGQATTHLSESERLCEEHFRNHVRRTKEGRYIVALPFNEKLSSLGSSKATAMSRLASLHRRFQRDKQYETAYSAVIQEYLDLGHMTKINTDHATDHGYYLPHHGVTKESSDTTKLRVVFDGSASSTTGVSLNDALHTGPKLQEDLRNILLRFRSFQYVLTGDIEKMYRQFLLRPEDRPHQKILWRADNGEIETYRLNTVTFGLSAAPYLAIRCLKQLAEDEGPRFPRAAQILRRDFYVDDALTGADTKDEALSIRNDLTRLLKLAGLNIRKWASNDRDLLRGLPEEDTKQKLHLGESSTLKTLGVFWDSADDTILYSVKTNSDTSRITKRSISSVIAQIYDPLGLLAPVIVRAKMILQQVWTLKVDWDESLPSDVHTAWIKYHTQLPLLNAVRFPRKTILESATKIELHGFCDASERAYGACVYVRTTDRKNNIWTRLLTARSKVAPLKSLSIPRLELSGALILTSLISSIQQALTTKISRIVYWTDSTIVLHWIRSSPHTLKTFVANRVAEIQTKTNISDWRHVPTDDNPADLISRGHTPKEFLCPSIWKNGPRWLLQSESYWPVWSPIPVVDLPEQKKTICLRTSVNDNTLLHRYSSWPRLIRIVARCLRWRHKQHRTAHLTTDELTAAHNRLIKILQSQHFAPEIRILQKNRCEDVGGKLQPLNPFLDEDGLLRVGGRLTNSAIPFSQKHPIILPKSPVTELIIEQEHRNNHHTGTQATLYAMRLRY; encoded by the coding sequence ATGTGCGATCCAGATCGGAGCCCTCGACAATTTGAGCACCACGGCAAAACGTTACACCACGGCCACCATCACGTCGACGGCGGCGAGTACAAGAAGACATTGAGATTTCTTGTTATCCCGGCCATATCGATCCTCGTACCAAGCGAGCCCATCGATCCCTCGAGTCTGGGATTACCCAGAAATATTCATCTAGCCGATCCACAATTCCATTGCCCAGCCCCGATCGATGTTTTACTTAGTACCGGATCAACATTCGCGTCGCTGTGCATCGGGCAGGTCAATCTGGCACAACCAGGCGAACCTGAACTACGTCTACAAAAAACACGCTTCGGCTGGGTAATCGGGGGGAGTCCCACGTCCCAAACCGCGATAAATACGTTCCACGCAACCACAACGGCTCTGCAAGAGGACCTCGCACGGTTTTGGGAGATCGACGAGGGACAGGCCACTACTCATCTTTCGGAATCGGAACGACTATGTGAAGAACATTTCCGAAACCATGTCCGACGAACCAAGGAAGGCAGATACATCGTTGCATTACCGTTCAACGAAAAGCTTTCCTCACTAGGGTCATCGAAGGCCACTGCAATGAGCAGGCTCGCCTCTCTTCATCGCCGATTCCAACGCGACAAACAATATGAAACCGCGTATAGTGCTGTGAttcaagaatatttagacTTGGGTCACATGACAAAGATCAAcacggatcacgccaccgacCACGGATATTATTTACCACATCACGGCGTGACCAAGGAATCGAGCGACACCACCAAGCTACGGGTTGTGTTCGACGGCTCAGCTTCAAGTACCACGGGAGTGTCTCTAAACGACGCCCTTCATACGGGTCCGAAATTACAAGAAGACCTGAGGAACATCCTATTGAGATTCCGGTCATTTCAATATGTCCTTaccggcgacatcgagaagaTGTACCGCCAATTCCTCCTACGTCCAGAAGATCGTCCCCACCAAAAGATTCTGTGGCGTGCCGACAACGGAGAGATCGAAACTTACCGACTCAACACCGTAACGTTCGGTCTATCCGCAGCCCCGTATCTGGCCATCCGATGTCTCAAACAGTTGGCAGAGGACGAGGGACCTCGATTTCCGAGAGCAGCGCAGATCCTACGGCGAGACTTCTATGTCGACGATGCGTTGACCGGAGCCGATACGAAGGACGAAGCCCTATCAATCAGGAATGATCTCACGAGATTACTTAAGCTAGCCGGTCTAAATATCCGCAAATGGGCCTCAAACGATCGGGATCTGCTGAGAGGGCTACCTGAGGAAGACACCAAGCAGAAATTACATCTCGGTGAGTCATCCACGTTAAAAACACTCGGCGTCTTTTGGGATTCAGCCGACGATACCATACTATATTCGGTCAAGACGAACAGTGACACTTCCCGAATCACAAAGCGATCAATCAGCTCAGTCATCGCACAAATATATGATCCACTAGGATTGCTCGCGCCGGTAATCGTTCGAgcaaaaatgattttgcaaCAAGTCTGGACATTGAAGGTAGATTGGGACGAATCCCTTCCGTCAGACGTACACACAGCATGGATCAAATACCACACCCAATTGCCGTTGTTAAATGCGGTAAGGTTCCCTCGGAAGACCATCCTAGAATCCGCAACGAAAATTGAGCTCCACGGATTCTGTGACGCTAGCGAAAGGGCATATGGGGCGTGCGTCTACGTGCGGACGACTGACCGAAAGAACAATATTTGGACTCGACTCCTCACGGCGCGGTCGAAGGTAGCGCCGCTCAAATCGCTCTCCATACCACGTCTCGAATTAAGTGGGGCACTTATTTTGACGTCCTTGATTTCGTCAATACAACAGGCCCTGACGACCAAGATATCGCGGATAGTCTACTGGACTGACTCCACCATCGTACTCCATTGGATCAGGTCTTCGCCGCACACCTTGAAAACATTTGTGGCGAATCGAGTCGCTGAGATACAGACCAAGACCAATATCTCCGACTGGCGTCATGTGCCTACCGACGATAATCCAGCGGATCTCATCTCCCGAGGCCATACGCCCAAGGAATTCCTATGTCCGTCCATTTGGAAAAACGGGCCAAGGTGGCTCCTGCAAAGCGAAAGCTATTGGCCGGTTTGGAGCCCGATACCGGTAGTCGACCTCCCGGAGCAAAAGAAGACGATCTGTCTGAGGACGAGTGTTAACGACAACACTCTCCTCCATCGCTACTCGTCTTGGCCAAGACTAATAAGAATCGTCGCCCGGTGTCTTCGATGGAGACATAAGCAACACCGAACTGCCCATCTCACCACAGACGAACTGACCGCAGCGCACAACAGGCtaataaaaatcttacaaTCCCAGCATTTCGCGCCTGAAATTCGGATCCTCCAAAAAAATCGATGCGAGGACGTTGGAGGGAAACTACAGCCATTAAACCCCTTCCTCGACGAAGATGGGCTACTCCGGGTAGGAGGGCGACTAACCAACTCCGCCATACCCTTCAGCCAAAAACACCCGATCATCCTACCGAAATCCCCGGTGACAGAGCTAATTATAGAACAAGAGCACCGGAACAATCATCACACAGGGACCCAAGCTACCCTATACGCGATGAGACTGCGCTATTGA
- the LOC126875702 gene encoding uncharacterized protein LOC126875702, producing MGDLPEARITESRPFRNVGIDYCGPFYIKERRDRNRRKIKTYAAIFVCLATKAVHIELVSDLTTDAFLAALRRFISRRGYCATILTDNGTNFVGANRQLQELRTLLQSDDHQDRVQNFLADRQIQWRFNPPNSPHFGGLWEAAVKSFKRHLIRVVGTELLTFEHLNTLVIEIEAILNSRPLTPTSSDPKDPPVLTPGHFLIGDTLTSLRERDFRTVPSGRLSSWQRIHQIKQHFWSRWYREYLNELTRRSKWDKGKHNIHEGTVVILREDNVPSMQWPLGRVIKVHPGADGIIRTATVQTATSILDRGVKRLVPLPIHPDPDEAERPHGAKEVTNDTPDSTARI from the coding sequence ATGGGTGATTTGCCAGAGGCGCGTATTACCGAATCGCGGCCGTTCAGGAACGTCGGAATCGACTACTGCGGCCCATTCTACATCAAGGAGAGGAGGGACCGCAACCGACGTAAAATCAAGACGTACGCCGCCATATTCGTTTGTCTGGCGACAAAGGCGGTCCACATAGAGTTAGTCAGCGACCTAACCACCGACGCCTTCTTGGCCGCGCTACGCCGTTTCATCTCGCGGCGAGGATACTGCGCAACGATCCTCACCGACAACGGCACCAATTTCGTCGGGGCTAATCGGCAGCTGCAAGAACTCCGGACCCTATTGCAGTCCGACGACCACCAGGATAGGGTACAGAATTTTCTCGCCGACCGACAAATACAATGGCGTTTTAATCCTCCGAACTCACCACATTTTGGCGGCTTATGGGAAGCCGCAGTTAAATCGTTCAAACGCCATCTCATCCGCGTGGTCGGCACGGAGCTCCTGACCTTTGAACACCTCAACACCCTTGTGATCGAAATTGAGGCCATTCTCAATTCACGCCCACTGACTCCCACCTCATCCGATCCGAAAGATCCCCCTGTCCTCACTCCCGGTCATTTTCTAATCGGTGATACCCTAACCAGTTTACGGGAGCGTGATTTCAGGACAGTTCCATCAGGACGGCTATCCAGTTGGCAGCGCATTCACCAGATTAAGCAGCACTTCTGGAGCCGATGGTATCGAGAATACCTAAACGAGTTAACCCGCCGCAGCAAATGGGACAAGGGCAAACACAACATTCATGAAGGCACCGTAGTAATCCTCAGGGAGGACAACGTGCCCTCTATGCAGTGGCCTTTGGGCCGCGTAATCAAGGTCCATCCAGGAGCCGACGGAATCATCCGGACCGCTACCGTGCAGACGGCAACAAGCATCCTGGACCGCGGCGTCAAAAGACTGGTCCCCTTACCCATCCACCCAGATCCAGACGAGGCCGAACGCCCACACGGAGCGAAGGAGGTCACCAACGACACACCAGACTCCACAGCCAGAATTTGA